From the genome of Leguminivora glycinivorella isolate SPB_JAAS2020 chromosome Z, LegGlyc_1.1, whole genome shotgun sequence, one region includes:
- the LOC125240878 gene encoding LOW QUALITY PROTEIN: neural Wiskott-Aldrich syndrome protein-like (The sequence of the model RefSeq protein was modified relative to this genomic sequence to represent the inferred CDS: inserted 1 base in 1 codon): MPRGEHRPSVLLSREENEQVFSLIGPKCQSLATAVVQLFTTEGPAHSEWKKKDTGILCLVKDNSKRSYFFRIYCLYRKAMIWEHEVYLQIEYKHPRPYLHTFEAEDYMTAFNFANEDEAKILRNILIEKIELRKQKREERRQRSMLASRANSQQSARHNGVPPAPPGPPPAPAPAPAPAPAPHHAPAPHHQPVHAPLKSISSGMLKNTSKKPKMRKITKADIGNPQDFKHISHVGWDANKGFDLDNLPEEEMRSFFSMAGVSASQLEDSSTRQFIYDFINEHGGVDAVKEELHKPDPAPAPASRAPPPPPARAVPPPPPAASRNPPPPRPIQPPSSAPPAVPPPPPPTQPPSGAPPPPPPAPPXPPAPPAPPAPPAPPDAAVPMDARAALMESIRSGNKALKHVEAGAKPPAEDNRSNLLSEIRQGVELRSVSRAGSTGAAPAGSGGASGLAVALRRALDERSRVIHSSDSEDSEPATSDDDWD; encoded by the exons ATGCCGAGGGGAGAGCATAGGCCTAGCGTATTGTTAAGCCGCGAGGAAAACGAACAAGTTTTCAGCCTCATCGGACCGAAGTGCCAG AGCCTGGCAACGGCAGTAGTTCAGTTGTTTACGACCGAGGGACCAGCACATTCTGAATGGAAGAAGAAGGATACGGGCATACTGTGCTTGGTGAAGGACAACAGCAAGCGGTCGTATTTCTTCCGCATTTACTGCCTCTACAGGAAGGCAATGATATGGGAACATGAAGTGTACTTGCAGATTGAATATAAACACCCGAGGccttatttacatacatttgaAGCTGAA gACTATATGACTGCTTTTAATTTTGCTAATGAAGATGAAGCTAAAATCCTCAGAAATATCCTCATTGAGAAGATTGAATTACGGAAGCAAAAGCGTGAAg AGCGACGGCAGCGTTCGATGTTGGCGTCGCGCGCCAACAGCCAGCAGTCGGCGCGCCACAACGGCGTCCCGCCCGCGCCGCCCggcccgccgcccgcgcccgcgcccgcccccgcgcccgcgcccgcgccgcaccACGCGCCCGCGCCGCACCACCAACCCGTGCATGCACCGCTCAAATCTATATCCTCTG GTATGCTGAAGAATACCAGCAAGAAACCAAAGATGAGAAAAATCACAAAAGCTGACATTGGAAATCCACAAGACTTCAAGCACATATCACACGTCGGATGGGACGCTAATAAAG GTTTCGACTTGGACAACCTGCCGGAGGAAGAGATGCGGTCGTTCTTCTCGATGGCGGGCGTGTCCGCGTCGCAGCTGGAGGACTCGAGCACGCGGCAGTTCATCTACGACTTCATCAATGAGCACGGCGGCGTCGACGCCGTCAAGGAGGAGCTGCACAAGCCCGACCCCGCGCCCGCTCCAG CGTCGCGCGCgcccccgccgccgccggcgcgcgccgtgccgccgccgccgcccgccgcctCCCGCAACCCGCCGCCGCCGAGACCCATACAAC CACCGTCGAGTGCGCCCCCGGCggtgccgccgccgccgccgccgacgcaGCCTCCGTcgggcgcgccgccgccgccgccgcctgcgcccc cgccgcccgcgcccccCGCCCCGCCGGCGCCGCCCGCCCCGCCCGACGCTGCTGTGCCGATGGACGCAAGAGCGGCGCTCATGGAGAGCATTCGCAGTGGAAACAAGGCCTTGAAG CACGTGGAAGCCGGGGCCAAGCCGCCCGCGGAGGACAACCGGAGCAACCTGCTCAGCGAGATCCGGCAGGGCGTGGAGTTGCGATCC GTGTCTCGGGCGGGCAgcaccggcgcggcgccggcGGGCTCGGGCGGCGCGTCGGGGCTGGCCGTGGCGCTGCGTCGCGCGCTCGACGAGCGCTCGCGCGTCATACACTCCTCCGACTCGGAGGACAGCGAGCCCGCCACCAGCGACGACGACTGGGACTAG